Proteins encoded in a region of the Dreissena polymorpha isolate Duluth1 chromosome 6, UMN_Dpol_1.0, whole genome shotgun sequence genome:
- the LOC127834717 gene encoding amiloride-sensitive amine oxidase [copper-containing]-like encodes MTLEMADRGHHAEDGRRKRQTSGPSCQHVLCYQLFAVFMFIIGLVGGIFIGMYVDPKIDNKENKNCPSSTNQVINNGNTEHVPTVWNKSSIGAKSGECPFTSPVTQTRYEDTVFAPLTNAEMYQAARFLKNSGIISTLEEPTDLTQNFILYQWLDVPAKNDALNYLDGNGEKPKRYARVTVQRGADLDVMEYKVGPLGSTSTPMTSQAMTRSGEIHFNSRPYEAVEVDIMTEMLKPDLAKLADLMAESFDGIKYPDDVSLNFYNGPPSMSGTTRDTRWSIMLNGFGYDQGDVDLIHILPLSGRVHHPGTNTSEWYAYDFHYLNQGPYKTARDLMDAYKAGAIRKVRLDKGFRASIVDRIFPKRDTSKPLREQANKQGPRTYYPTGPRYKIDGTNVKWMDWSFEISGGQIRGPALFDVKFKGERILYELAVNDIALNYATDSHSQNNIIYADATYGIMGGDTPGTVIKDIDCPVHGSVLQTSFWWPTTQRAYNMSSICVYEADGQSALWRHAGMGFEAGLRNRYLVVSVPVVIGNYDYTFEFHFFLDGKIFNYARASGYIQASFWDRDDPKWPDKTRDSFGYRVSDYMSGPIHDHMFGFKVDFDLIDKNNSFQLVNWKAGPILEAIRTQNASIPDAPEYFIYNETRYIDWEPVQTERAITKQAHQQFMVVVNTREKNKWGVERGYVIEPLATGSQSLNQHPILNALSFTKHHCAVTKRKEDEKTLTSMYDVNRMNNPQGYLEKFIDNESIVDDDIVNWVTVGFLHIPTSEDMPMTVRVETGFLLRPFNFFDRTASFDMPQHTDTIDGVLKESEPNFEQCAEPPPKYCRFC; translated from the exons ATGACGCTGGAAATGGCGGACAGAGGTCATCACGCCGAGGACGGTCGCCGAAAACGCCAGACTTCCGGTCCGTCATGCCAGCATGTATTGTGCTATCAGCTGTTTGCCGTGTTCATGTTCATCATTGGACTCGTCGGTGGAATATTTATCGGAATGTACGTCGACCCGAAGATCgacaacaaagaaaacaaaaactgTCCTAGCAGTACAAACCAGGTGATAAACAACGGAAACACGGAACATGTACCAACGGTGTGGAATAAATCAAGCATCGGAGCAAAGTCGGGCGAGTGTCCCTTTACCAGCCCTGTTACACAAACGCGATATGAAGACACGGTGTTCGCACCGCTGACTAATGCTGAAATGTACCAGGCAGCTCGCTTTCTGAAGAATTCCGGAATCATTTCAACGCTAGAAGAACCGACCGACTTGACTCAAAACTTTATTCTTTACCAATGGCTAGATGTTCCGGCGAAAAACGACGCCTTGAATTATCTCGACGGAAACGGTGAGAAACCAAAGCGTTACGCAAGAGTCACAGTCCAACGAGGTGCGGACCTTGACGTCATGGAATATAAAGTGGGCCCGCTTGGCTCAACGTCAACGCCAATGACGTCACAGGCTATGACACGAAGCGGTGAAATTCATTTCAACAGCCGCCCCTATGAAGCTGTAGAGGTGGACATCATGACCGAAATGCTTAAACCGGATTTGGCGAAACTAGCTGATTTAATGGCCGAAAGTTTTGACGGGATTAAATACCCTGATGATGTCAGTTTGAATTTCTACAATGGACCGCCGAGCATGTCGGGCACTACACGGGATACAAG GTGGAGCATAATGCTGAACGGTTTCGGTTACGACCAAGGGGACGTCGACCTTATCCACATCCTCCCTCTCAGCGGACGGGTCCACCATCCCGGAACCAACACGTCCGAATGGTACGCATACGACTTTCATTACCTGAATCAGGGCCCATACAAAACGGCCCGGGACCTCATGGACGCTTATAAGGCCGGCGCAATCCGGAAAGTAAGGCTGGACAAGGGATTTAGGGCCAGCATAGTGGACCGTATTTTCCCCAAGCGGGACACCAGCAAACCTCTACGCGAACAAGCTAACAAGCAGGGACCCAGGACGTATTATCCGACAGGACCAAGGTATAAAATTGACGGAACAAATGTGAAATGGATGGACTGGAGTTTTGAAATCAGCGGAGGGCAGATTAGGGGACCAGCGTTGTTTGATGTGAAATTTAAAGGCGAAAGGATTTTATACGAGCTGGCGGTGAACGATATCGCTCTGAACTACGCCACCGATTCGCACTCACAGAATAACATAATTTATGCCGATGCAACTTACGGCATAATGGGAGGTGATACCCCAGGGACCGTCATCAAGGATATTGACTGCCCTGTACACGGAAGCGTTCTCCAAACGTCATTTTGGTGGCCTACAACGCAACGCGCATACAACATGTCTTCGATCTGCGTGTACGAGGCCGATGGCCAATCTGCGCTGTGGCGTCACGCCGGCATGGGGTTTGAGGCTGGGTTGCGCAATCGATACCTCGTCGTGTCCGTACCAGTGGTGATCGGTAACTACGACTACACGTTTGAGTTCCACTTCTTCTTGGACGGTAAAATCTTCAACTACGCACGAGCCAGTGGCTATATCCAGGCGAGCTTTTGGGACAGAGATGACCCTAAGTGGCCCGACAAAACCCGAGATTCATTCGGCTACAGAGTGAGCGACTACATGTCCGGACCCATTCATGACCACATGTTCGGATTCAAGGTCGATTTCGACTTAATCGACAAGAACAACTCGTTCCAGCTCGTTAACTGGAAAGCGGGACCGATTCTCGAAGCGATTCGTACCCAGAACGCTTCGATACCAGACGCACCGGAGTACTTTATTTACAACGAGACCCGCTACATCGATTGGGAGCCGGTACAGACAGAGAGGGCCATTACGAAGCAGGCACATCAGCAGTTCATGGTTGTGGTGAACACGCGGGAGAAAAACAAGTGGGGCGTCGAGCGAGGCTACGTTATTGAGCCATTGGCAACAG GTTCGCAGTCTTTAAACCAACATCCCATCCTGAATGCGCTTTCGTTTACGAAGCATCACTGCGCGGTTACCAAGCGGAAGGAAGACGAGAAGACGCTGACGTCAATGTATGACGTCAACAGGATGAACAACCCGCAGGGTTACCTCGAGAAATTTATAGACAACGAAAGCATCGTGGACGATGACATTGTAAACTGGGTAACCGTCGGCTTCTTGCACATCCCGACCTCGGAGGACATGCCGATGACGGTACGGGTAGAGACGGGTTTTTTGCTGAGGCCGTTTAACTTCTTTGACCGGACCGCATCGTTTGATATGCCGCAACACACGGACACTATTGACGGCGTACTTAAGGAGTCCGagccaaattttgaacagtgtgccgAACCCCCACCAAAATATTGTCGCTTTTGTTAA